The proteins below are encoded in one region of Ferruginibacter lapsinanis:
- the gap gene encoding type I glyceraldehyde-3-phosphate dehydrogenase encodes MSTVKVAINGFGRIGRLVFRQIYNMQGIDVVAINDLTSPAVLAHLLKYDSAQGRFDQKVTSTENSIIVDGHEVKIYAQKDPAQIPWGSHGVDVVIESTGFFTDKAKAEAHITAGAKRVVISAPATGDLKTVVFNVNHAILDGSETIISCASCTTNCLAPMAKVLSDNYGIEAGFMTTIHAYTNDQNTLDAPHAKGDLRRARAAAQNIVPNSTGAAKAIGLVLPELKGKLDGGAQRVPVITGSLTELNTILSKKVTAEEINAAMKAASNESFGYNEDEIVSSDIIGTTFGSLFDATQTKVMTVGDKQLVKTVSWYDNEMSYVSQLVRTVHHFAGLIK; translated from the coding sequence ATGAGTACAGTTAAAGTAGCTATTAATGGTTTCGGACGTATTGGCCGTTTGGTATTTCGTCAGATTTATAACATGCAAGGTATTGATGTAGTAGCCATCAATGATTTAACAAGTCCTGCAGTGTTGGCACATTTATTAAAATATGATAGTGCACAAGGTCGTTTCGATCAAAAAGTAACTTCTACAGAAAATTCAATAATAGTTGATGGTCACGAAGTAAAGATTTATGCTCAAAAAGATCCTGCTCAAATTCCTTGGGGTAGCCACGGGGTTGATGTGGTGATCGAAAGCACAGGTTTCTTTACAGATAAAGCAAAAGCAGAAGCACACATTACTGCAGGTGCAAAAAGAGTAGTTATCTCTGCTCCGGCAACAGGCGATTTGAAAACTGTTGTTTTTAACGTTAACCATGCAATCTTGGATGGTAGCGAAACGATCATCAGCTGTGCAAGTTGTACAACAAACTGTTTAGCTCCAATGGCTAAAGTATTAAGCGATAATTATGGTATCGAAGCTGGTTTCATGACAACCATCCATGCTTATACGAACGATCAGAATACTTTGGATGCTCCTCATGCAAAAGGTGATCTTCGCCGTGCAAGAGCTGCAGCTCAAAATATTGTGCCTAACAGTACAGGTGCTGCAAAAGCGATTGGTTTAGTGTTGCCTGAATTAAAAGGTAAATTAGATGGTGGTGCACAAAGAGTTCCGGTAATCACTGGTTCTTTGACTGAACTGAACACTATCTTAAGTAAAAAAGTAACTGCAGAAGAGATCAATGCTGCAATGAAAGCTGCATCTAACGAAAGTTTTGGTTACAATGAAGATGAAATTGTTAGTAGCGATATCATCGGTACTACATTCGGTTCTTTGTTTGATGCAACTCAAACTAAAGTAATGACTGTAGGTGATAAACAATTAGTAAAAACAGTTAGCTGGTATGATAATGAAATGAGCTATGTATCTCAACTGGTACGTACCGTTCATCACTTTGCCGGTTTAATAAAATAA
- a CDS encoding anhydro-N-acetylmuramic acid kinase gives MIYRAIGIMSGSSLDGLDIAYVVFEETGGRWNYEIITAECASYSADWAEKLYRATALSALDYQLLHTEYGHYIGENINRFIAANNLAHKVHLIASHGHTTFHLPQKKMSAQLGDGAAIAAVTQLPVISDLRSLDVAFGGQGAPIVPIGHKLLFNEYDCFLNIGGIANISLKQDEKNIAFDICPANRVLNMLVAEKGLLYDDEGKIAAMGNVNEKLLQQLNELEYYMQPFPKSLPNSFGMDIILPMIRNASLSTEDALRTYVEHIAIQISRSFQNIQHSTSNLKLLVTGGGAFNSFLIERLSYMLDHVEIVVPEKKIVEYKEALIMALIGVLRWREEVNVLSSVTGASQNSIGGALWIGNTD, from the coding sequence ATGATTTACAGGGCAATTGGTATCATGAGCGGTAGTTCATTAGATGGCTTAGACATTGCGTATGTTGTTTTTGAGGAAACAGGAGGCAGGTGGAATTATGAGATAATAACGGCTGAATGTGCCTCCTATTCAGCCGATTGGGCAGAAAAGCTGTACAGAGCTACAGCACTTTCTGCGTTGGATTATCAGTTATTGCACACAGAATATGGTCATTATATTGGTGAAAATATTAATAGGTTTATCGCTGCAAATAATTTAGCACACAAAGTACATTTGATCGCCTCTCACGGGCATACTACTTTTCATCTGCCACAAAAAAAGATGTCGGCGCAGTTAGGTGATGGCGCAGCAATTGCAGCAGTAACTCAATTACCTGTTATAAGTGATCTGAGAAGTTTAGATGTTGCTTTCGGCGGACAGGGGGCACCGATAGTTCCGATAGGGCATAAATTATTATTCAATGAATACGATTGCTTTTTAAATATCGGGGGCATAGCTAATATTTCTTTAAAGCAAGATGAAAAAAATATCGCCTTCGATATTTGTCCTGCAAACAGGGTATTAAATATGTTAGTAGCAGAAAAAGGATTGTTGTACGATGATGAAGGAAAAATAGCAGCAATGGGAAATGTGAATGAAAAATTATTGCAACAATTAAATGAGTTGGAATATTATATGCAACCATTTCCCAAATCATTACCGAATAGCTTTGGAATGGATATCATCTTACCAATGATAAGAAATGCATCGCTCAGCACCGAAGATGCTTTAAGAACTTATGTGGAACATATAGCCATTCAAATTAGTAGATCATTCCAAAACATCCAACACTCAACATCCAACTTAAAACTGCTTGTAACAGGCGGTGGTGCATTCAATAGTTTTTTAATTGAAAGATTGAGTTATATGTTGGATCATGTTGAAATTGTTGTACCCGAAAAAAAGATAGTTGAATATAAGGAAGCGCTGATTATGGCTTTGATAGGAGTGTTGCGTTGGAGAGAAGAAGTGAATGTGTTGTCTTCTGTAACAGGCGCTTCGCAAAATAGTATTGGCGGGGCTTTGTGGATAGGGAATACAGATTAG
- the ade gene encoding adenine deaminase gives MFKVSGNIVDIFNKEIFYGEVVIEDGKIQSIDNKQKAIDNEPFILPGFVDSHVHVESSMLVPSEFAKLAVVHGTVGTISDPHEIANVCGMEGVEYMIENGKTVPFKFHFGAPSCVPATIFETAGATLTSEDVDKLLQKDEIVYLSEMMNFPGVLFNDEEVMKKIASAKKYNKPVDGHAPGLRGADAKKYIDAGISTDHECFTAEEALDKLGYGMKILIREGSAAKNFEALIDLMNDHHEMMMFCSDDKHPDSLVENHINKLCARAVAKGIDIFKILQAACINPVLHYKMNVGLLRVGDAADFIVAEDLTNFKISQTYIDGNLVAENGQSKITTKKGGIINQFNCKETKPADFIIVYNNEREIPVIEALEGQLITNKLLVSPKVAEGAIVSDVDNDILKIVVVNRYKQAIVAKSFVKNFGLKEGAIASTVAHDSHNIIAVGVDDTSICKAVNLVIKEQGGVSSVSDENAMVLGLPVAGLMSNEDGFKVADAYTAIDKMVKEELGSHLNAAFMTLSFMALLVIPHLKLSDKGLFDGDTFSFV, from the coding sequence ATGTTTAAAGTAAGCGGAAACATTGTGGATATTTTCAATAAAGAAATTTTTTACGGTGAAGTTGTAATTGAAGACGGAAAAATACAATCAATAGACAATAAACAAAAAGCGATAGACAATGAGCCCTTCATTCTTCCGGGTTTTGTGGATAGTCATGTTCATGTGGAAAGCAGCATGTTGGTGCCGAGCGAATTTGCTAAACTCGCTGTGGTACATGGCACGGTAGGCACTATCAGTGATCCACATGAAATAGCCAATGTATGTGGTATGGAGGGTGTTGAATATATGATCGAGAACGGAAAGACGGTGCCCTTTAAATTCCATTTTGGCGCCCCGAGTTGTGTGCCTGCCACTATTTTTGAAACGGCCGGTGCTACACTTACTTCAGAGGATGTAGACAAACTATTGCAAAAAGATGAAATCGTTTATTTGAGTGAGATGATGAATTTTCCTGGTGTATTATTTAATGATGAAGAAGTGATGAAGAAAATTGCTTCCGCTAAAAAATATAATAAACCAGTGGATGGGCATGCACCGGGATTGAGAGGTGCAGATGCAAAAAAATATATTGATGCTGGTATCAGTACCGATCATGAATGTTTTACTGCAGAAGAAGCGTTAGATAAATTAGGATATGGCATGAAAATTCTGATCAGGGAAGGAAGTGCCGCTAAAAATTTTGAGGCCCTAATCGACCTGATGAATGACCACCATGAAATGATGATGTTTTGCAGTGATGACAAGCATCCTGATAGCCTGGTAGAAAATCATATCAATAAATTGTGCGCAAGAGCTGTGGCAAAAGGAATTGATATTTTTAAAATATTACAAGCTGCTTGTATTAACCCTGTGCTACATTATAAAATGAATGTAGGTTTATTAAGAGTGGGTGATGCGGCAGATTTTATTGTTGCAGAAGACCTGACAAATTTTAAAATTTCTCAAACATATATCGACGGTAATTTAGTTGCAGAAAACGGGCAATCAAAGATCACGACAAAAAAAGGTGGTATTATCAATCAATTCAATTGTAAAGAAACCAAACCTGCCGATTTTATCATTGTTTATAATAATGAAAGAGAAATTCCTGTAATAGAGGCATTGGAAGGGCAATTGATCACCAATAAATTATTGGTTTCGCCCAAGGTTGCTGAAGGTGCCATTGTTAGCGATGTTGACAATGATATTTTAAAGATCGTTGTGGTTAACCGTTATAAACAAGCGATCGTTGCAAAATCATTCGTGAAAAATTTCGGTTTAAAGGAAGGTGCCATTGCTTCTACGGTGGCACATGATAGCCATAATATTATTGCCGTAGGTGTGGATGATACAAGCATCTGCAAAGCAGTTAATTTAGTAATTAAAGAACAAGGAGGTGTGAGTAGCGTAAGTGATGAAAACGCAATGGTATTAGGCTTACCTGTTGCAGGATTGATGAGCAATGAAGATGGCTTCAAAGTGGCAGATGCGTATACTGCTATTGACAAAATGGTTAAAGAAGAATTAGGCAGTCATTTGAATGCTGCATTTATGACCTTATCATTTATGGCATTATTGGTGATACCTCATTTGAAATTGAGTGATAAGGGGTTGTTTGATGGGGATACATTTAGTTTTGTATAA
- the upp gene encoding uracil phosphoribosyltransferase: protein MVINLSKEHSLVSNWVSELRNVDIQSDRMRFRRNLERIGEVAAYEISKTMEWEEKEIQTPLGTANCKMIKTQPILATILRAGLGMHTGLLNYFDKGENAFISAYRKHKPDGSFEINIEYMSCPDVEGKMIIISDPMIATGASLVKAIQYLKEEGDIKQIHIVCAIACTVGIEYVLRAEPKATIWCGDIDDELTAKGYIVPGLGDAGDLAFGSKMQN, encoded by the coding sequence ATGGTAATTAATCTCAGTAAAGAGCATTCTTTGGTAAGTAATTGGGTAAGCGAATTAAGAAATGTAGATATACAATCTGACAGAATGCGTTTCAGAAGAAACCTTGAACGTATTGGAGAAGTGGCTGCTTATGAAATAAGCAAGACGATGGAATGGGAAGAAAAAGAGATCCAAACGCCGCTTGGCACTGCCAATTGTAAAATGATCAAAACACAACCCATTCTTGCTACGATCCTGAGAGCCGGATTAGGAATGCATACCGGCCTGTTAAATTATTTTGACAAAGGAGAGAATGCATTTATCAGTGCATATAGAAAACATAAGCCCGATGGCAGTTTTGAGATCAATATTGAATATATGAGTTGCCCCGACGTTGAAGGCAAAATGATCATCATCAGTGACCCTATGATCGCCACAGGGGCATCTTTGGTAAAAGCGATTCAGTATTTAAAAGAGGAAGGAGATATTAAACAAATACATATTGTATGTGCTATTGCTTGTACGGTGGGTATAGAGTATGTTTTAAGAGCAGAGCCTAAAGCAACCATCTGGTGCGGTGATATTGATGATGAATTAACAGCCAAGGGGTATATCGTACCGGGCCTGGGTGATGCCGGAGACCTGGCTTTTGGAAGTAAAATGCAGAATTAA
- a CDS encoding FxLYD domain-containing protein: MKKVLNILIAASLVLASCTNKNADAKAEKDSYEKTKETLEEKEKKNPTAFLKASAHDKRNLIGQTVIKGTVTNNAKVCTYKDVELELSFFSKTGTLLEKDNETVYDEIAPGNSANFKTKYFAPKGTDSVGVKIVSAKTN, encoded by the coding sequence ATGAAAAAAGTATTGAACATATTAATCGCAGCTTCACTTGTATTAGCGTCTTGCACTAATAAAAATGCAGATGCAAAAGCAGAAAAGGACAGTTACGAAAAAACAAAAGAAACATTAGAAGAAAAAGAAAAGAAAAATCCAACAGCTTTTTTAAAAGCAAGTGCTCATGACAAGAGAAATCTTATCGGACAAACGGTTATAAAAGGCACAGTTACCAATAACGCTAAAGTATGTACTTATAAAGATGTGGAATTAGAATTGTCTTTTTTTAGCAAGACAGGCACTTTGCTCGAAAAAGATAATGAAACGGTGTATGATGAAATTGCGCCTGGAAACTCGGCCAATTTCAAAACAAAATATTTTGCCCCTAAAGGAACCGATAGTGTTGGAGTGAAAATTGTGAGTGCAAAAACGAATTAG